From the genome of Streptomyces sp. NBC_01116, one region includes:
- a CDS encoding L-threonylcarbamoyladenylate synthase — protein MARRYDCNDATDRTTGLREAASAVRRGELVVLPTDTVYGIGADAFTSEAVADLLDAKGRGRNMPTPVLIGSPNTLHGLVTDFSEEAWELVDAFWPGALTLVAKHQPSLQWDLGDTRGTVAIRMPLHPVAIELLTEVGPMAVSSANLTGHPSPEDCDAAQGMLGDSVSVYLDGGPTPGIVPSSIVDVTGATPVLLRAGALSAEELRKVVPDLEVAN, from the coding sequence ATGGCTCGGCGATACGACTGCAACGACGCCACCGACCGGACCACGGGCCTGCGCGAGGCCGCATCGGCCGTCCGCCGCGGCGAACTGGTCGTGCTGCCCACCGACACCGTGTACGGGATCGGTGCGGACGCCTTCACCTCGGAGGCCGTCGCGGACCTGCTGGACGCCAAGGGCCGGGGTCGCAACATGCCCACCCCCGTCCTCATCGGCTCGCCGAACACGCTGCACGGCCTGGTCACCGACTTCTCCGAGGAGGCCTGGGAGCTCGTCGACGCCTTCTGGCCCGGCGCCCTCACCCTCGTCGCCAAGCACCAGCCCTCCCTCCAGTGGGACCTCGGCGACACCCGCGGCACCGTCGCCATCCGGATGCCCCTGCACCCGGTCGCCATCGAGCTGCTCACCGAGGTCGGCCCGATGGCCGTCTCCAGCGCCAACCTCACCGGACACCCCTCGCCCGAGGACTGCGACGCCGCCCAGGGCATGCTCGGCGACTCCGTCTCCGTCTATCTCGACGGCGGCCCGACGCCCGGCATCGTGCCGTCCTCGATCGTCGACGTCACCGGCGCCACCCCGGTCCTGCTGCGCGCCGGCGCCCTCTCCGCGGAGGAGCTGCGCAAGGTGGTCCCCGACCTCGAGGTGGCCAATTGA
- the atpA gene encoding F0F1 ATP synthase subunit alpha — MAELTIRPEEIRDALDNFVQSYQPDAASREEVGTVSVAGDGIAKVEGLPSAMANELLKFEDGTLGLALNLEEREIGAIVLGEFSGIEEGQPVQRTGEVLSVGVGEGYLGRVVDPLGNPIDGLGEIATDSRRALELQAPGVMVRKSVHEPMQTGYKAVDAMVPIGRGQRQLIIGDRQTGKTALAVDTIINQRDNWRSGDVNKQVRCIYVAIGQKGSTIASVRGALEEAGALEYTTIVAAPASDPAGFKYLAPYTGSAIGQHWMYQGKHVLIIFDDLSKQADAYRAVSLLLRRPPGREAYPGDVFYLHSRLLERCAKLSDEMGAGSMTGLPIVETKANDVSAFIPTNVISITDGQCFLESDLFNAGQRPALNVGISVSRVGGSAQHKAMKQVSGRLRVDLAQYRELEAFAAFGSDLDAASKASLERGKRMVELLKQPQYAPFPMEEQVVSVWAGTTGKMDDVPVEDIRRFESELLEYLRRERKDLLTSIAEGGKMSDDTLQSIADAIAAFKQQFETSDGKLLGEG; from the coding sequence ATGGCGGAGCTCACGATCCGGCCGGAGGAGATCCGGGACGCACTGGATAACTTTGTCCAGTCGTACCAGCCGGACGCGGCCTCGCGCGAGGAGGTCGGTACGGTCAGCGTTGCCGGCGACGGCATCGCGAAGGTGGAGGGTCTTCCCTCCGCCATGGCGAACGAGCTGCTGAAGTTCGAGGACGGCACCCTCGGTCTCGCCCTCAACCTCGAGGAGCGCGAGATCGGTGCGATCGTCCTCGGCGAGTTCAGCGGCATCGAGGAGGGCCAGCCGGTGCAGCGCACCGGTGAGGTGCTCTCCGTAGGCGTCGGCGAGGGTTACCTCGGCCGCGTCGTCGACCCGCTCGGCAACCCGATCGACGGTCTCGGCGAGATCGCGACCGACAGCCGCCGCGCCCTCGAGCTGCAGGCCCCTGGCGTCATGGTCCGCAAGTCGGTGCACGAGCCGATGCAGACCGGCTACAAGGCCGTCGACGCCATGGTGCCGATCGGCCGCGGCCAGCGTCAGCTGATCATCGGCGACCGTCAGACGGGTAAGACCGCTCTGGCCGTCGACACGATCATCAACCAGCGCGACAACTGGCGCTCGGGCGACGTGAACAAGCAGGTGCGCTGCATCTACGTCGCCATCGGTCAGAAGGGTTCCACCATCGCCTCCGTGCGTGGTGCGCTCGAAGAGGCCGGTGCGCTGGAGTACACGACCATCGTCGCCGCCCCGGCGTCCGACCCGGCCGGCTTCAAGTACCTGGCGCCGTACACCGGTTCGGCCATCGGCCAGCACTGGATGTACCAGGGCAAGCACGTCCTGATCATCTTCGACGACCTCTCGAAGCAGGCCGACGCCTACCGCGCCGTGTCCCTGCTGCTGCGCCGCCCGCCGGGCCGCGAGGCCTACCCGGGTGACGTCTTCTACCTGCACTCGCGTCTGCTGGAGCGCTGCGCCAAGCTCTCCGACGAGATGGGCGCCGGCTCGATGACGGGCCTCCCGATCGTCGAGACCAAGGCGAACGACGTGTCGGCGTTCATCCCGACCAACGTCATCTCCATCACCGACGGCCAGTGCTTCCTGGAGTCCGACCTGTTCAACGCGGGTCAGCGTCCGGCGCTCAACGTCGGTATCTCGGTCTCCCGAGTCGGTGGCTCCGCCCAGCACAAGGCCATGAAGCAGGTCTCCGGCCGGCTCCGCGTGGACCTCGCCCAGTACCGCGAGCTGGAGGCGTTCGCCGCCTTCGGTTCCGACCTGGACGCGGCCTCGAAGGCCTCGCTGGAGCGCGGTAAGCGCATGGTCGAGCTGCTGAAGCAGCCGCAGTACGCCCCGTTCCCGATGGAGGAGCAGGTCGTCTCGGTCTGGGCCGGCACCACGGGCAAGATGGACGACGTCCCGGTCGAGGACATCCGTCGCTTCGAGTCCGAGCTGCTGGAGTACCTGCGCCGTGAGCGCAAGGACCTCCTGACCAGCATCGCCGAGGGCGGCAAGATGTCCGACGACACGCTGCAGTCGATCGCCGACGCGATCGCCGCCTTCAAGCAGCAGTTCGAGACCTCGGACGGCAAGCTCCTGGGCGAGGGCTGA
- a CDS encoding F0F1 ATP synthase subunit gamma, giving the protein MGAQLRVYKRRIQAVTATKKITKAMEMIAASRIVKAQRKVAASQPYATELTRAVTAVATGSNAKHPLTTEVDAPTRAAVLLVTSDRGLAGGYSSNAIKAAERLRERLASEGKEVDTYIVGRKGVAYYGFRERKVEDSWTGFTDNPAYSDAKSIAAPLIEAIQKDTAEGGVDELHIVFTEFVSMMTQNAVDDRMLPLSLDEVAEESTRKGEILPLFDFEPSAEDVLDALLPRYVESRIYNALLQAAASEHAARRRAMKSATDNAGDLIKSLSRLANAARQAEITQEISEIVGGASALADATAGSDK; this is encoded by the coding sequence ATGGGCGCTCAGCTTCGCGTTTACAAGCGCCGCATCCAAGCCGTCACCGCGACCAAGAAGATCACCAAGGCGATGGAGATGATCGCCGCCTCGCGCATTGTCAAGGCACAGCGCAAGGTGGCGGCGTCCCAGCCGTACGCGACCGAGCTCACCCGTGCGGTGACCGCGGTGGCGACCGGCTCCAACGCCAAGCACCCGCTCACCACCGAGGTCGACGCCCCGACCCGGGCCGCGGTCCTGCTCGTCACGAGCGACCGCGGTCTGGCCGGCGGCTACTCCTCCAACGCCATCAAGGCCGCGGAGCGACTGCGGGAGCGCCTTGCCTCCGAGGGCAAGGAGGTCGACACGTACATCGTCGGCCGCAAGGGTGTCGCGTACTACGGCTTCCGCGAGCGCAAGGTCGAGGACTCCTGGACCGGCTTCACCGACAACCCGGCGTACTCCGATGCCAAGAGCATCGCCGCCCCGTTGATCGAGGCCATCCAGAAGGACACGGCCGAGGGCGGCGTCGACGAGCTGCACATCGTCTTCACGGAATTCGTGTCGATGATGACGCAGAACGCGGTCGACGACCGGATGCTGCCGCTTTCGCTCGACGAGGTGGCCGAGGAGAGCACCCGCAAGGGTGAGATCCTTCCGCTGTTCGACTTCGAGCCGTCGGCCGAGGACGTCCTGGACGCCCTTCTGCCGCGCTATGTCGAGAGCCGCATCTACAACGCACTGCTGCAGGCAGCAGCTTCCGAGCACGCTGCCCGCCGCCGCGCGATGAAGTCGGCCACCGACAACGCCGGAGACCTCATCAAGAGCCTGTCCCGGCTTGCCAACGCGGCCCGACAGGCCGAAATCACCCAGGAAATCAGCGAGATCGTCGGCGGTGCCAGTGCTCTGGCCGACGCGACCGCGGGGAGTGACAAGTAA
- a CDS encoding MraY family glycosyltransferase, which translates to MGQPVRDYLLTLCVTAAVTYLLTGPVRKFAIAVGAMPAIRARDVHREPTPRLGGIAMFGGLCAGLIVADHLFNLKGVFELSNEPRALLSGAALIWLIGVLDDKFEIDALIKLGGQMIAAAVMVIQGLTILWLPIPGVGTVALTQWQGTLLTVALVVITINAVNFVDGLDGLAAGMVCIASAAFFLYAYRLWMGYGIEAAAPATLFAAILMGMCLGFMPHNMHPARIFMGDSGSMLIGLVLAAGAISITGQVDPDLMKIFEGSEREATHALLPVFIPLVLPLTIIAIPAADLVLAIVRRTWNGQSPFAADRGHLHHRLLEIGHSHSRAVLIMYFWSALIAFGAVGYSVHSASSWIVFVIIAASAVGLVLLLMPRFTPRAPHWANRFVPPRYRHGGAEADPTPSYEEKSAPAGAGVQQGSADARMGEEAEERAPVAVGVSGVNGATAIGTRSRFPDRRSIDSSR; encoded by the coding sequence GTGGGGCAGCCCGTGCGTGATTACCTGCTGACGCTCTGTGTCACGGCAGCGGTGACCTATCTGCTGACCGGACCGGTGCGTAAGTTCGCCATCGCGGTCGGGGCGATGCCCGCGATCCGTGCGCGTGACGTCCACCGCGAGCCGACACCCCGGCTCGGCGGGATCGCCATGTTCGGCGGACTGTGCGCGGGGCTGATCGTCGCGGACCACCTCTTCAACCTGAAGGGCGTCTTCGAACTCTCCAACGAGCCGAGGGCGTTGCTCTCCGGCGCCGCCCTGATCTGGCTGATCGGCGTCCTCGACGACAAGTTCGAGATCGACGCCCTGATCAAGCTCGGCGGCCAGATGATCGCCGCCGCCGTCATGGTCATCCAGGGGCTCACGATCCTGTGGCTGCCGATCCCCGGCGTCGGCACGGTCGCCCTCACCCAGTGGCAGGGCACGCTGCTCACGGTGGCGCTGGTCGTCATCACGATCAACGCGGTCAACTTCGTCGACGGCCTGGACGGGCTCGCGGCGGGCATGGTGTGCATCGCGTCGGCGGCGTTCTTCCTGTACGCGTACCGCCTCTGGATGGGGTACGGCATCGAGGCGGCGGCCCCCGCGACGCTGTTCGCGGCGATCCTCATGGGGATGTGCCTCGGCTTCATGCCGCACAACATGCACCCGGCGCGGATCTTCATGGGCGACTCGGGCTCGATGCTGATCGGCCTGGTGCTGGCGGCGGGCGCGATCTCGATCACCGGCCAGGTCGACCCGGACCTCATGAAGATCTTCGAGGGCAGTGAGCGCGAGGCCACCCACGCGCTGCTCCCGGTCTTCATCCCGCTGGTGCTGCCGCTGACGATCATCGCGATCCCGGCGGCCGACCTGGTCCTCGCCATCGTCCGTCGCACCTGGAACGGCCAGTCGCCGTTCGCCGCCGACCGGGGCCACCTGCACCACCGGCTGCTGGAGATCGGCCACTCGCACAGCCGGGCCGTGCTGATCATGTACTTCTGGTCGGCCCTCATCGCCTTCGGCGCCGTCGGTTACTCGGTGCACTCGGCGTCCTCGTGGATCGTGTTCGTGATCATCGCGGCGAGCGCGGTGGGCCTCGTCCTGCTGCTGATGCCGCGCTTCACCCCGCGCGCCCCGCACTGGGCCAACCGCTTCGTTCCGCCGCGGTACCGCCACGGTGGAGCGGAGGCGGATCCCACTCCCTCGTACGAGGAGAAGTCGGCGCCCGCGGGCGCCGGTGTCCAACAGGGCTCGGCAGACGCCCGGATGGGCGAGGAGGCCGAGGAACGGGCTCCCGTGGCGGTCGGGGTGTCGGGCGTCAACGGCGCTACCGCGATCGGTACCCGTTCTCGGTTCCCGGATCGCCGCTCGATCGACAGCTCGCGCTGA
- the atpB gene encoding F0F1 ATP synthase subunit A: MQKELLVTDAQTLAFETNCHLFKDCGFQAPSVWSFIFDPLFTVGSVEFNKPMLLAIIGTFAILAFFWAGFSKPKVVPGKLQMVAEALYDFVHRGIAKEVIGKKGEPFVPLLVSLFFFVWILNLWALIPLAQFPVSSVIAYPVGLALVVWVTYMTVTFRSNGFVGGIRNLCVPSGLPKPIYVLLTPLEFISNVIVRPFTLAVRLFANMFAGHILILIFTIATWYMLGTVLGTVYAGASFIMTLVITVFEMFIQALQAYVFTVLTATYLSQALEEAH; encoded by the coding sequence ATGCAGAAGGAGCTCTTGGTGACTGACGCCCAGACGCTCGCCTTCGAGACGAACTGCCACCTGTTCAAGGACTGCGGGTTCCAAGCTCCCAGTGTGTGGTCGTTCATCTTCGACCCGCTCTTCACTGTCGGGTCTGTCGAGTTCAACAAGCCCATGTTGCTCGCGATCATCGGAACCTTCGCGATCCTGGCCTTCTTCTGGGCCGGCTTCTCGAAGCCGAAGGTCGTCCCGGGCAAGCTGCAGATGGTCGCCGAGGCGCTGTACGACTTCGTCCACCGAGGTATCGCCAAGGAGGTTATCGGCAAGAAGGGCGAGCCCTTCGTCCCGCTGCTGGTCTCCCTGTTCTTCTTCGTCTGGATCCTGAACCTCTGGGCCCTCATCCCGCTCGCCCAGTTCCCGGTCAGCTCCGTCATCGCCTACCCCGTCGGCCTCGCGCTGGTGGTCTGGGTCACGTACATGACGGTGACGTTCCGGTCGAACGGATTCGTCGGGGGCATCCGCAACCTCTGCGTCCCGAGCGGTCTGCCCAAGCCGATCTACGTGCTGCTGACGCCGCTGGAGTTCATCTCCAACGTGATCGTCCGCCCGTTCACGCTGGCTGTCCGACTCTTCGCGAACATGTTCGCGGGCCACATCCTGATCCTGATCTTCACGATCGCCACCTGGTACATGCTCGGCACGGTCCTGGGCACGGTCTACGCCGGCGCGTCGTTCATCATGACGCTGGTCATCACCGTGTTCGAGATGTTCATCCAGGCCCTTCAGGCCTACGTGTTCACCGTGCTGACCGCCACGTACCTCTCCCAGGCGCTCGAAGAAGCCCACTGA
- the atpE gene encoding ATP synthase F0 subunit C, with protein sequence MSAAFETLAAVNGNVGTIGYGLAAIGPGIGIGIIFGNGVQAIARQPEAAGLIRQNMLLGFAVVEALALIGFVVPFIVK encoded by the coding sequence ATGTCTGCTGCTTTCGAGACCCTCGCGGCCGTGAACGGCAACGTCGGCACCATCGGCTACGGCCTCGCCGCGATCGGCCCCGGCATCGGCATCGGCATCATCTTCGGTAACGGTGTGCAGGCCATCGCCCGCCAGCCCGAGGCTGCCGGCCTCATCCGCCAGAACATGCTGCTCGGCTTCGCCGTCGTCGAGGCCCTGGCCCTGATCGGCTTCGTCGTTCCGTTCATCGTCAAGTGA
- a CDS encoding F0F1 ATP synthase subunit B has protein sequence MMYLAAEEPQMPLLPVWPEVVIGLICFGIVFFVFSKKLLPVINKTLEERREAIEGGIEKAESAQIEAQSVLEQYKAQLAEARHEAARLRQEAQEQGAVIIQEMKAEGQRQREEIIAAGHTQIEADRKAAASALRQDVGKLATDLAGKLVGESLQDHARQSGTVDRFLDELEAKAEAAR, from the coding sequence ATGATGTACCTGGCAGCCGAGGAACCGCAGATGCCTCTGCTCCCGGTCTGGCCTGAAGTCGTCATCGGCTTGATCTGCTTCGGCATCGTCTTCTTCGTCTTCTCGAAGAAGCTGCTTCCGGTGATCAACAAGACCCTGGAAGAGCGCCGCGAGGCGATCGAGGGTGGCATCGAGAAGGCCGAATCGGCTCAGATCGAGGCCCAGAGCGTTCTTGAGCAGTACAAGGCTCAGCTCGCCGAGGCCCGCCACGAGGCCGCCCGTCTGCGCCAGGAGGCGCAGGAGCAGGGTGCCGTCATCATCCAGGAGATGAAGGCGGAAGGTCAGCGGCAGCGCGAAGAGATCATCGCCGCCGGCCACACCCAGATCGAGGCCGACCGCAAGGCCGCCGCCTCGGCGCTGCGTCAGGACGTGGGCAAGCTCGCCACCGACCTGGCCGGCAAGCTCGTCGGCGAGTCCCTCCAGGACCACGCCCGGCAGAGCGGCACCGTCGACCGTTTCCTCGACGAGCTCGAGGCGAAGGCCGAGGCCGCCCGATGA
- the prmC gene encoding peptide chain release factor N(5)-glutamine methyltransferase encodes MNLLLAEVAQATQRLADAGVPSPRFDAEELAAFVHGVKRGALHTVPDTDFDARYWETIARREAREPLQHITGRAFFRYLELQVGPGVFVPRPETESVVGWAIDAVRAMDVVEPVVVDLCTGSGAIALAMAQEVPRSRVHAVELSEDALRWTRKNAEGSRVTVHRGDALSALPELDGQVDLVISNPPYIPLTEWEYVAPEARDHDPEMALFSGEDGLDTIRGIERTAHRLLRPGGLVVIEHADTQGGQVPWIFTEERGWADAADHPDLNKRPRFATARKAMP; translated from the coding sequence ATGAACCTGCTGCTCGCCGAGGTGGCCCAGGCCACCCAGCGGCTGGCCGACGCCGGTGTCCCCTCACCGCGATTCGACGCCGAGGAACTCGCGGCCTTCGTCCACGGGGTGAAGCGGGGCGCGCTGCACACGGTGCCGGACACCGACTTCGACGCCCGGTACTGGGAGACGATCGCCCGCCGCGAGGCCCGCGAACCCCTCCAGCACATCACCGGCCGCGCCTTCTTCCGCTACCTGGAGCTCCAGGTCGGCCCCGGTGTCTTCGTGCCCCGCCCGGAGACCGAGTCCGTCGTCGGCTGGGCCATAGACGCGGTGCGCGCGATGGACGTCGTCGAGCCCGTCGTCGTCGACCTGTGCACCGGATCGGGCGCCATCGCGCTCGCCATGGCACAGGAGGTCCCCCGCTCCCGTGTGCACGCCGTGGAGCTGTCCGAGGACGCCCTCAGGTGGACGCGGAAGAACGCCGAGGGGTCCAGGGTCACCGTGCACCGCGGAGACGCCCTGAGCGCCCTTCCGGAGCTCGACGGCCAGGTCGACCTGGTCATCTCCAACCCGCCGTACATCCCGCTCACCGAGTGGGAGTACGTCGCCCCCGAGGCCCGCGACCACGACCCGGAGATGGCCCTGTTCTCCGGCGAGGACGGCCTCGACACCATCCGCGGCATCGAACGCACCGCCCACCGCCTGCTGCGCCCCGGCGGCCTCGTCGTCATCGAGCACGCCGACACCCAGGGCGGCCAGGTGCCGTGGATCTTCACCGAGGAGCGGGGCTGGGCGGACGCCGCCGACCACCCCGACCTGAACAAGCGCCCCCGGTTCGCCACCGCCCGCAAGGCCATGCCGTGA
- the glyA gene encoding serine hydroxymethyltransferase, whose translation MPVTSPAAPAAVSPAPDALPQDFDALLRQDPEIAGVLLAETGRQAATLQLIAAENFQSPAVLAALGSPLANKYAEGYPGARHHGGCEHADAAERIALRRATALFGAEHANVQPHSGSSAVLAAYAALLRPGDTVLAMGLPYGGHLTHGAPGNFSGRWFDFVGYGVDPDTGLIDYTRLRALARARRPKAIVCGSISYPRHPDYELFREIADEAGAYLIVDAAHPMGLIAGGAAPSPVPYADVVCATTHKVLRGPRGGMVLCGAELAERIDRAVFPFTQGGAQMHTVAAKAVAFGEAATPAYTLYAHQVVAHARVLAAGLEAEGFEVTTGGTDTHIVVADPAPLGVDGRTARERLAAAGVVLDTCALPYGDARGIRLGTAAVTTQGMDDGDMARIAALFGAAVREPGDVSPIAAEVRELVARNPPYPG comes from the coding sequence ATGCCGGTCACCTCTCCCGCCGCACCCGCAGCCGTGTCGCCCGCGCCCGACGCCCTGCCCCAGGACTTCGACGCCCTGCTCCGCCAGGACCCGGAGATCGCCGGGGTGCTGCTGGCGGAGACCGGCAGACAGGCCGCCACCCTCCAGCTGATCGCCGCCGAGAACTTCCAGTCGCCCGCGGTCCTCGCGGCCCTCGGCTCCCCGCTCGCCAACAAGTACGCCGAGGGGTACCCGGGCGCCCGCCACCACGGCGGCTGCGAGCACGCGGACGCCGCCGAACGCATCGCGCTCCGCCGGGCCACCGCCCTCTTCGGCGCCGAACACGCCAACGTCCAGCCGCACTCCGGCTCCTCCGCCGTCCTCGCCGCCTACGCCGCGCTGCTGCGCCCGGGCGACACGGTGCTCGCGATGGGGCTCCCGTACGGGGGACACCTCACCCACGGGGCGCCGGGCAACTTCTCCGGCCGCTGGTTCGACTTCGTCGGCTACGGCGTGGACCCGGACACCGGGCTGATCGACTACACCCGGCTGCGCGCCCTGGCCCGCGCCCGCCGCCCCAAGGCGATCGTCTGCGGCTCGATCTCCTACCCCCGCCACCCCGACTACGAGCTGTTCCGGGAGATCGCCGACGAGGCCGGGGCCTACCTGATCGTGGACGCCGCCCACCCGATGGGGCTGATCGCCGGGGGAGCGGCGCCGAGCCCGGTCCCGTACGCCGACGTGGTCTGCGCCACCACGCACAAGGTGCTGCGCGGCCCGCGCGGCGGCATGGTCCTGTGCGGCGCGGAGCTGGCCGAGCGGATCGACCGGGCGGTGTTCCCGTTCACCCAGGGCGGCGCGCAGATGCACACCGTGGCGGCGAAGGCCGTCGCGTTCGGGGAGGCGGCGACCCCCGCGTACACCCTCTACGCCCACCAGGTCGTCGCCCACGCCCGGGTGCTCGCCGCCGGCCTGGAGGCGGAGGGCTTCGAGGTCACGACGGGCGGTACGGACACCCACATCGTCGTCGCGGACCCGGCCCCGCTCGGCGTCGACGGCCGCACCGCCCGGGAGCGGCTGGCGGCGGCCGGTGTGGTCCTGGACACCTGCGCGCTGCCGTACGGGGACGCCCGGGGCATCCGCCTGGGCACGGCGGCCGTCACCACCCAGGGGATGGACGACGGGGACATGGCCCGGATCGCCGCCCTGTTCGGAGCGGCGGTACGGGAGCCGGGGGACGTGAGCCCGATCGCGGCGGAGGTCCGTGAGCTCGTCGCGCGCAATCCGCCGTACCCCGGATAG
- a CDS encoding F0F1 ATP synthase subunit delta has product MNSASREALAAARERLDALTDNTSVDAAKLAEELASVTALLHREVSLRRVLTDPAQSGESKAELVARLLGGQVGGETVDLVSGLVRSRWSQSRDLVDSVEELANTADLTAAQRGGSLDDVEDELFRFGRIVGSDKELRSALTSRTATASAKGELLRSLLGGKAQPVTERIIVRLVTQPRGRSLEAGLDSLSKLAAERRDRMVAVVTSAVPLSDRQKQRLGDALAKLYGRQMHLNLDVDPAVLGGISVRVGDEIINGTVAERLEEATRRMAG; this is encoded by the coding sequence ATGAACAGCGCGAGCCGCGAAGCACTGGCTGCCGCACGCGAGCGTCTCGACGCGCTGACCGACAACACGTCGGTCGACGCGGCGAAGCTCGCCGAGGAGCTGGCATCGGTCACCGCGCTGCTCCACCGCGAAGTATCCCTGCGCCGGGTCCTCACCGACCCGGCCCAGAGCGGCGAGAGCAAGGCCGAGCTGGTCGCGCGTCTGCTCGGCGGGCAGGTCGGCGGCGAGACCGTCGACCTGGTCTCCGGACTGGTCCGGTCCCGCTGGTCGCAGTCGCGTGACCTGGTGGACTCGGTCGAGGAGCTGGCGAACACCGCAGACCTCACCGCGGCCCAGCGCGGCGGCAGCCTCGACGACGTCGAGGACGAGCTGTTCCGGTTCGGCCGGATCGTCGGCTCCGACAAGGAGCTGCGCTCCGCGCTCACCAGCCGCACGGCCACGGCGTCCGCCAAGGGCGAGCTGCTCCGCAGCCTGCTCGGCGGCAAGGCGCAGCCGGTCACCGAGCGGATCATCGTCCGCCTGGTCACCCAGCCCCGTGGACGTAGCCTGGAAGCAGGGCTGGACTCGCTGTCCAAGCTCGCCGCGGAGCGCCGGGACCGCATGGTCGCCGTCGTCACCTCGGCGGTGCCGCTCAGCGACCGGCAGAAGCAGCGCCTGGGCGACGCCCTGGCGAAGCTCTACGGTCGGCAGATGCACCTGAACCTGGACGTGGACCCCGCGGTCCTCGGCGGGATCTCGGTGCGCGTCGGTGACGAGATCATCAACGGCACCGTCGCGGAGCGCCTCGAAGAGGCGACCCGGCGCATGGCCGGCTGA
- a CDS encoding low molecular weight phosphatase family protein — protein sequence MTAPEGRGIAGRTDTFRILHVSTGNVCRSPITERLTRHALVDRLGDPLSGGLVVESAGTWGHEGAPMEANAEVVLADFGADATGFVGRELLDEHVIRADLVLTATRDHRAQVISMGHSAGLRTFTLKEFTRLVRAIDPATLPDPRDEGVVERARALVRAAAALRGWLLAPTAEADEVYDPYGAPITFFRSIGDEINQALDPVVTALTGVRAPH from the coding sequence TTGACCGCCCCCGAGGGGCGTGGCATAGCGGGGCGGACCGACACCTTCCGCATCCTCCACGTCAGCACCGGCAACGTCTGCCGCTCCCCGATCACCGAGCGGCTGACCCGCCATGCCCTGGTGGACCGCCTCGGCGACCCGCTCAGCGGCGGCCTGGTCGTGGAGAGCGCGGGCACCTGGGGCCACGAGGGCGCGCCCATGGAGGCCAACGCCGAGGTCGTCCTCGCCGACTTCGGCGCGGACGCCACCGGCTTCGTCGGCCGCGAACTGCTGGACGAGCACGTCATCCGCGCCGACCTGGTCCTCACCGCCACCCGCGACCACCGCGCCCAGGTCATCTCCATGGGCCACTCCGCGGGCCTGCGCACCTTCACCCTCAAGGAGTTCACCCGGCTGGTGCGGGCCATAGACCCGGCCACCCTGCCCGACCCGCGCGACGAGGGCGTCGTCGAGCGCGCCCGCGCCCTGGTGCGCGCCGCCGCCGCGCTGCGCGGCTGGCTGCTGGCCCCGACCGCGGAGGCGGACGAGGTCTACGACCCCTACGGCGCCCCCATCACCTTCTTCCGCTCCATCGGCGACGAGATCAACCAGGCGCTGGACCCCGTCGTCACCGCCCTCACCGGCGTACGCGCCCCGCACTGA